In Glycine max cultivar Williams 82 chromosome 7, Glycine_max_v4.0, whole genome shotgun sequence, a single window of DNA contains:
- the LOC100801934 gene encoding 28S ribosomal protein S33, mitochondrial-like — translation MASGSLKNMLSEAINKGVVESRARIFGHQLNPTGQQTPHKLLRMKLFGEKVAQWYPHDIKKDDPLVMARQEQERLSKLEMLKRRGKGPPKKGQGRRAAKRNK, via the exons ATGGCTAGTGGTAGTTTGAAGAACATGTTGAGTGAAGCAATCAATAAAGGAGTGGTGGAATCACGAGCCAGGATCTTCGGCCACCAATTGAACCCCACTGGCCAGCAAACTCCTCACAAGCTTCTCCGCATGAAGCTCTTTGGTGAAAAAGTCGCTCAGTGGTACCCTCACGACATCAAGAAAGACGATCCTCTTGTCATGGCCCGTCAAGAACAAGA ACGCTTATCAAAGCTTGAAATGTTGAAGCGGCGAGGAAAAGGACCACCCAAGAAGGGCCAAGGAAGGCGTGCTGCCAAAcgcaacaaataa
- the LOC100801402 gene encoding DEAD-box ATP-dependent RNA helicase 8, with the protein MNHNNSNNRARYPPGMGLVRGGFNPNLSQNPNQNQNPSLNQNHHAFQARPPYHQQQQAQYVQRHLLQQQQQQQQWLRRDANAVDEVEKTVQSEAVDSSSQDWKARLKIPPADTRYKTEDVTATKGNEFEDYFLKRELLMGIYEKGFERPSPIQEESIPIALTGSDILARAKNGTGKTAAFCIPALEKIDQDNNVIQVVILVPTRELALQTSQVCKELGKHLKIQVMVTTGGTSLKDDIMRLYQPVHLLVGTPGRILDLAKKGVCILKDCAMLVMDEADKLLSPEFQPSIEQLIHFLPTTRQILMFSATFPVTVKDFKDRYLQKPYVINLMDELTLKGITQFYAFVEERQKVHCLNTLFSKLQINQSIIFCNSVNRVELLAKKITELGYSCFYIHAKMLQDHRNRVFHDFRNGACRNLVCTDLFTRGIDIQAVNVVINFDFPKNAETYLHRVGRSGRFGHLGLAVNLITYEDRFNLYRIEQELGTEIKQIPPQIDQAIYCR; encoded by the exons ATGAatcacaacaacagcaacaataGAGCGAGGTACCCTCCCGGGATGGGACTTGTGCGCGGGGGTTTCAATCCGAACCTGAGCCAGAACCCGAACCAGAACCAGAACCCGAGCCTGAACCAGAATCATCACGCGTTCCAGGCTCGGCCGCCGTACCACCAACAGCAACAGGCGCAATATGTGCAGAGGCATTTgttgcagcagcagcagcaacagcagCAGTGGCTGAGAAGGGATGCCAACGCCGTCGACGAGGTTGAGAAGACCGTGCAGTCTGAAGCCGTCGATTCGAG TTCCCAAGATTGGAAAGCAAGACTAAAGATTCCACCAGCTGATACTCGCTACAAGACAGAG GATGTAACGGCAACTAAAGGAAATGAGTTTGAGGATTATTTTCTGAAGCGTGAGCTGCTCATGGGAATATATGAGAAGGGTTTTGAAAGGCCTTCTCCCATCCAAGAAGAAAGCATTCCAATTGCTCTTACTGGTAGTGACATTCTTGCTAGGGCTAAAAATGGAACTGGCAAAACAGCTGCATTTTGCATTCCTGCATTGGAAAAAATTGATCAggacaataatgttattcaag TTGTTATACTGGTCCCAACCCGAGAATTGGCATTGCAAACTTctcaagtatgcaaagaacttGGAAAGCACTTGAAAATTCAAGTTATGGTTACAACAGGTGGTACCAGCTTGAAAGATGATATAATGCGCTTATATCAACCAGTTCATTTACTAGTTGGAACACCAGGAAGAATATTAGATCTTGCCAAGAAAGGTGTTTGTATTCTGAAAGATTGCGCTATGCTTGTTATGGATGAG GCCGATAAGCTTCTGTCCCCAGAGTTTCAACCATCTATAGAGCAGCTGATTCATTTTCTTCCTACAACCCGTCAAATCTTGATGTTTTCAGCCACATTTCCTGTTACTGTAAAGGATTTCAAAGATAGGTATCTTCAAAAGCCTTATGTCATCAATCTTATGGATGAGCTAACTCTGAAGGGTATTACACAATTTTATGCATTCGTGGAAGAGAGACAGAAAGTCCACTGCCTAAATACTCTATTTTCCAAg CTGCAAATAAACCAGTCTATCATCTTCTGCAATTCAGTGAATCGGGTTGAACTCCTTGCCAAGAAAATCACAGAACTTGGGTATTCATGTTTCTACATTCATGCAAAGATGTTGCAAGACCATCGTAACAGAGTGTTTCATGATTTCCGCAATGGTGCATGTCGAAATCTTGTTTGTACTG ATCTTTTTACTAGAGGAATAGACATTCAAGCAGTTAACgttgttattaattttgattttcccAAGAATGCAGAGACTTATTTGCACAgg GTTGGTCGTTCTGGGAGGTTTGGGCACCTTGGTTTAGCAGTGAACTTGATTACCTATGAGGATCGCTTTAATCT ATATAGGATTGAACAAGAACTTGGAACTGAAATAAAGCAGATTCCCCCACAAATTGATCAGGCAATTTATTGTCGGTGA
- the LOC106799429 gene encoding uncharacterized protein translates to MKRHEFLWEPYTATVMSMLPPICLVGSMSWCAVVPLICFHVVEWHQPDRVLRQFGMQQPIPESPSQPWNVHGLTLKGKMDENWFQLLAPFISQWNNRAEFRVDVYARQEGLLSFNSDYMVWYRRKTKMFIDPNNANTATLGEVTETLQYMVSPQGRNTWTVDDLVPYVEKLAILSQEQERITEPVAHGPASERRFPPQEFHMLQSSVETRGFDRRREIVQAEDFSQHMKQRGHGMYYTPPTFAQYPSQMYQYPFEGHDTDMSASEHSFGGVAETQPHFSWPTMTPSQQHDAPMATPNAH, encoded by the exons atgaaacgacatgag TTTCTGTGGGAGCCTTACACAGCAACTGTTATGTCGATGTTGCCTCCCATTTGTTTGGTTGGCAGTATGTCGTGGTGCGCAGTGGTGCCActcatttgtttccatgttgtagagtggcaccaaccggatagagtgttgcgacaatttggaatgcaacaacctattccgGAGTCTCCTTCGCAACCATGGAATGTCCACGGGCTAACACTGAAAGGCAAAATGGATGAAAATTGGTTCCAGCTGTTGGCCCCATTTATCAGTCAGTGGAATAATCGAGCTGAGTTTAGGGTCGACGTTTATGCTCGACAAGAgggcctattgagttttaactcggattacatggtgtggtataggcgcaaaacaaaaatgtttatcgacccaaacaatgcaaacacggctacattg GGTGAAGTTACCGAGACATTGCAGTATATGGTGTCACCCCAAGGGCGAAAcacatggacagttgatgatctcgtgccatATGTGGAAAAGTTAGCGATTTTATCCCAAGAGCAAGAGAGGATCACTGAGCCTGTGGcacatggtccagcatcagagcgtcgatttcccccacaagagtttcacatgcttcagtCTAGTGTTGAAACTCGAGGTTTTGACAGACGAAGGGAGATTGTTCAAGCGGAAGATTTTTCCCAACATATGAAGCAGCGTggtcatggaatgtattacacgccaccaACATTTGCTCAGTATCCTtcgcagatgtatcagtatcctttcgAGGGCCATGACACTGATATGTCTGCAAGCGAACATTCGTTTGGTGGTGTTGCCGAAACACagcctcatttttcatggccgacCATGACCCCTTCGCAGCAACATGATGCCCCAATGGCAACACCTAATGCCCATTAG